The stretch of DNA ACGCACCTGTCGCTTGGgttccctcctctttgcAAGAACAGAAAGTTCAAAACACCCTCCAAAATTACCGGAACAATGGACGGAAGATGCTGTGTATGTGAATTCACACGCATCTGCACACACCCACGTATATACACGCACATATGTGGATACACGCGCATGTATTTAGAAAACTTTTTAAATATATACCGCATGCATTTATAGAGGTgtgaggacagagaagaaaacacgagtATGCAGTCAACAATCAAGCATATCCACGTGTATGAATTTGTGAGTCGCGCGTATACCCGTCATGTACATATGAAGAGAGTTACATGCCCCCTCTACAGAAATACCTCTGTGGAGGTAGTCTCCGGTCTTGTCAGTGTGGGTAAGGGCAAAAAGAGAGCGCCGGGTATCACCACGAAGTTTCTCGCGACTTGGTTGGGACTGAGCAAGCAGATACGCGCCGCGGTTagtctctgtctcgtgaGGAAGGGACGAGGTAGaccagacgagaaaaaaggattTTCATTTGAATGTGTGTGGCGTGTCAAGCATCTACGACTTGCAACGCGATACCAAAATCACCGACACAGCATAGAACAGCCAAACATCCCTATTGGCTCGGAAAAGTGTTCTGTGTTGCTACACCCACAAGCAAAAAGCTGCATGTACACTTAacttctctccctcgaaTCCCTACGACACATTTCCCCGCCGATGCCCCAAAATCGACGCAGACAACACGAGTCTTCTGCAGTCGATTTCACGACCACGCCGCCGCGATGCCGCgcgtcgtccctctcttGACACGAGGGAGAAGTACGCCTTTTGAGCAAGcacagaaacaaagagaaaggctcCGCGGGACATCGACGCCAGTCGGTCTGTTCCAAAACAGAGCCCAGAAACAAACGACGGCGCTGTACCGCCCGTTTCGCCGTCTGTCGTCCAcgtttcttccccgttttcgtatttctcgccttctctttcccttggCTTACTCGTGCGtcccccgtttctcttcttctgtgggGCTGTTTTTGCGAGTTTCTTTTCCGCATTGCCGCTCTCACGGCGCAGTCCCCGAGCCGCCACTGCCGCCAGTCCCCTTCAAAACCGGCACCGGCGAACTCATCGAAGCTGCATGCGATCGACTCGGCGTGTGCTCCGCGCCAAAGTGAATGCTCTCTTTCAAAAACGGGTGTTGAAGAGCCTCGTCGGGAGTCAGCCGCTTCTGTGGGTCAAGTGCCAAGCATTTCTCCAGCAAGTCGCCGAGCTGTCGCATCTTCCGCCGGAGAAAATTGATCTTTGGCGTGTTTCCTGAAAGGGAATACGGATCGATCGCCGATACGACACGCTTTGGTTCCGCGGCAAGCAGAAAACAACGGCAAATACAATTCAATAATGGTGAAGATAGATCTATACACGACACCTTTTTTTCCACTCCATGCACACCTCCAGAAGGTTCCGCCGACCTGCGCATTTGTCACAGTCTATTCACTCTCGCCCACGCATATATCAACGCATGCCTccgcacacacatatataaagGAAATGGCTACatcaatatatatgtatattatatacatacaaatatacatatatacataaatgtaGAGGTGCATAGGTATAGATGTGTAACGGTTGAGTGTTCTCCCGTGAGTGTACCTTTGAGCCAGTGTTGTTTTTCGATGAGGATTTCGGTCAAGTTGCGCGTGGGGCGAAGGTCGTGGAGGACGCGAATCACTTCTTTCTTGAAGaaggcgtctctgtctcggtaAGTGAAATCGAGGTTCTCGTCAAAGTGGTGGTTCGACAGCTGTCCGGCCTTTATCATTTTCGTCGGAATCTTCCCCTTCACCTCCATGATGCACTTGAGCATATCGTTGTTCGTTCTTCCCTGAAAACAGACAGTCTTGCACGCACCTCGTGACCACCAGCCGGAGCTCGTTGTGCAGTTTCACCGTTCCATCCGCCCTCTAAACATCgatctgcgcgtctctctttcctacGAATGCCGGGCGACTTGAactgagaaaaaacgcgcctCTCGGGCGCCTCCGCTCCCCCTCCGGTCCGCGAAAACCTCGGCAATTTtaaagagaggaaggcacgAAGGAAAGGTCAaccagagacacacgcgaaaacgagagagcaTGCACAACCCagaacgcgtctctctccctcgcgctctcggcCCCCGACGCCGCCACGGAAATCGTAGAGACACTGCGCCCCTGCGCTTCCTGTTTCGTCCCTCCCCGAGAAATATATTTCTCTCGtccccgctgcctcttccaccCCCGCAcgcctctcgtctcgttctctccttccctcctttccctctccctttttctccagctcctcgttctcttcttttctctcaccgGGAAGAGAACCTGTCCAGTTGCGAGTTCGTAGatcgtcgctgctgcgctCCACACGTCGATTTGGACGTCGTATTTGCATCCGAGGATGATCTCCGGTGCGCGGTAGAACCGGCTGACGAGGTACGCCGTGATCTCGTTGTCCGACACGTCGCTCGCACTGCCCAAGTCGCAGACCTTCAAACTGGTGAATTTCTCGTTCAGCAGGATGTTGTCGGGCTTCAAGTCCGCGTGGATGATTCGGCACCGACTCAAATGGCGCAGCGCGACGAAGAGCTGCTTGCTGTACGCGTGGATCGCGCTCGCGTTCAGACCCTTGCCGCCGCCGTACTTTTTCAGCGCCGTCCGCAGATTCCCCCACAGCCACTCGAAGACCAGGCAGAAGTGACCTCGATACTCAAAGTGCCTGAGGAGGCGGACGATGTGGCGCTTGTCGTCTTTGTCTGTCGAGTTCAGCAGCCGCAGAAtgctcgtttccttctccgccgccttcttcatcATGTCGTTGTGGCGAATGCACTTGATCGCCACGAACCGCTTCTCCTGCAGGTCGTAGCACTTGAGCACGTTCGAAAAGACACCCTTCCCAATCGCCTCGCACTCCACGCGGTACCGACCGTCGTCCAGCAACTCCCCGACGGTCGCCTGGTAGTACCCCTCCGAGTCGTTCCAGTTCTCGGCCGGCCCCGTCGTCGCCGAGACGTTCAGGAGCGACTTCTTGCGCGACCGCCTGCTCTCCCGTCCGCCCCGGGTGCTCTTTGTCGCTGCCGAAAACATGTCCACATCGTCGTTCTTGTCTTCGTCCGAAGACGATccactctcttcttcgtgctcGGCGCTTTCCTTCATCTGGATCACGAACCGCCGAAGCTTGCGCTTCTCGTCCTGAagccgccgctgcagagCTTCCATGTCCAGACCACCCAACGCAGTCAACGCCGACGCGGAGATCGAAGAGCCTCGCGCCTCAGAGCTCGGCGCAGCAGACTTCCCGGCTCCGGCCGCGTCAACCTCTCCGTTGGCGTCTCCGGAATTTGCGGATGCACCCGGATCGTCAGACGCGGGCTCTTTCTTCGAGGCTCcctctggagaagaaaggcgaccgTTCGGGGCCCTggccgcgtctcccttcccACTGGCTGCTCCTTCCGCCGTCGGGGATCGACGCACAGAGGACACTTCCGAGGGGTCCGCGTCTTCCAGGTccgacagcgagggagaagacatcTCCACAGACTTCAAACTGTCGCCATCGTGGTCAAACAACGCCTCCTGGATGTTTGCCGACTGCAGGCACACCGAACCGAGACACCCCAGTTTGTtgttctctgcatgcaaaggacgaagaggagatcAGTGGACACTCGCGCACACACTGCGCGAGAAATGGAAACCTTAAAACGCAccgcgagacaaaacgccgGAACGCCACGCGCTGTGCCTCCACCGGGCAAAAAcccagcgagaaagaagacccgGAGGGACTGAAATCCCATGCAGCgacaaaaaggaaagaagttCTGAACGACCCTTCACACAAACGTTGTCTGCTCAAACCCAGATCTTGTCGAACTGTGTTGCCCAATGTTCCCCACATCCACTCGCATCTGGAGTGTACACGTACCTCATCATCGGAGTTGTTTCCGTTCCGGTCCGCAGTTCTTCCACTCTTTCCGTGGTTCACGTCTCCATCACTGCGAGGTTTCTTGTCGCCCTCTGTGcggtctcctttctccgttcgcctctctatgtctttctcgccattcttctcggcttttgCCTTTTTGGACGCCCGATCGCTCTCTTTTGGGCTCTCGCGATGCTCGCCattccgtctttcttcccttccttttcctcgcgactcgcgttctctctcgcgctctccgttCGGAGACTGCGACCGCATGCGCgactcgcttttcctctcgaacTGTCCACCCTCCTggtctctgtcgctcggGGATGCGTCCTTCGCTTCGgatttctcttcgtcttgctcAGCACCTCCTGCGGCTACAGGCTGCGGCGCGTACTTGGCGAGCAACAACtcacgctgtctccgtctttcctccagAAAACgatcttcatcttcctcgtcgagaATTTCCAGGTTGGTCAAATCGTCATCCGACTCTTCTCGACCTCTcacctctcgctctcttcgctcgtgctctcttcgctcgtactctcttccctcgcgttctcttctctcgcgttctcttcctcgcctctcgtcttcctctctctctctccgtccatCCTCCTTCCTGGATCGCCCACaagtcgacgaggaagaagaggaagagtgtCCCTTGTCTCGCTTTGAGTAGCCGCGGTGTCTCTCAGGAGACCGTTCGCGACTTCTTCTGTCGCGATCGCCATGGCGGTGAGAAGCCCCCGAAGATTTGTGAGAGGACCCAGAAATGTGAGAAGAGTGAGGGTGGCGATCTACAGAGCGATAGCGAGAACGCtcaggagagggagagtcACGACCGTGGTGCCGAGAGGAACGGCCCGAATCTCGAGAACCGTGTCCTGCAAGAAAAATGTGGCAAGACGCAGGAACCACGCAACCACTTTTCACCTCCCCGCAAATGCTCTCTCTCATCAAACACGCCTCCACGAAACACGAAACGCCTCACGTTTCTCCTCGACAGacgtacacatacatataca from Neospora caninum Liverpool complete genome, chromosome XI encodes:
- a CDS encoding Homeodomain interacting protein kinase 3,related, which translates into the protein MDSSSSSRKRRREEERTSSSHRSRHLGRDSDGHGSRDSGRSSRHHGRDSPSPERSRYRSVDRHPHSSHISGSSHKSSGASHRHGDRDRRSRERSPERHRGYSKRDKGHSSSSSSSTCGRSRKEDGRREREEDERRGRERERREREGREYERREHERREREVRGREESDDDLTNLEILDEEDEDRFLEERRRQRELLLAKYAPQPVAAGGAEQDEEKSEAKDASPSDRDQEGGQFERKSESRMRSQSPNGERERERESRGKGREERRNGEHRESPKESDRASKKAKAEKNGEKDIERRTEKGDRTEGDKKPRSDGDVNHGKSGRTADRNGNNSDDESANIQEALFDHDGDSLKSVEMSSPSLSDLEDADPSEVSSVRRSPTAEGAASGKGDAARAPNGRLSSPEGASKKEPASDDPGASANSGDANGEVDAAGAGKSAAPSSEARGSSISASALTALGGLDMEALQRRLQDEKRKLRRFVIQMKESAEHEEESGSSSDEDKNDDVDMFSAATKSTRGGRESRRSRKKSLLNVSATTGPAENWNDSEGYYQATVGELLDDGRYRVECEAIGKGVFSNVLKCYDLQEKRFVAIKCIRHNDMMKKAAEKETSILRLLNSTDKDDKRHIVRLLRHFEYRGHFCLVFEWLWGNLRTALKKYGGGKGLNASAIHAYSKQLFVALRHLSRCRIIHADLKPDNILLNEKFTSLKVCDLGSASDVSDNEITAYLVSRFYRAPEIILGCKYDVQIDVWSAAATIYELATGQVLFPGRTNNDMLKCIMEVKGKIPTKMIKAGQLSNHHFDENLDFTYRDRDAFFKKEVIRVLHDLRPTRNLTEILIEKQHWLKGNTPKINFLRRKMRQLGDLLEKCLALDPQKRLTPDEALQHPFLKESIHFGAEHTPSRSHAASMSSPVPVLKGTGGSGGSGTAP